GACCAGCGCCTCGCCGACCGCGGCGATGTTCAGCGCGACCACGACCTGGTTGGCCAGCTTCGCGACGTTTCCCGCCCCGAGGTCACCGACCCGGACGACCGACGCCCCCATCACGTCCAGAACCGGTTTGACCTGGTCGAACGTGGCGGCGTCGCCGCCCACCATGAACGAGAGCGTCCCGTCGATCGCCTTCGGCTCCCCGCCGCTGACCGGCGCGTCGAGCATCCGGACGCCGCTCCGGCCCAGCTCCGCGCCCACGCGCCGGGCGACGCCCGGCGCGATCGAACTCATGTCGACGTGGACGAGCCCGGCGTGGGCCCCGTGGACGATGCCGTCCGGGCCCAGGGCGACGTCCTGGACGTGCGGGGAGTTCGGCAGCATGGTCAGGACCAAGTCGACCTGTTCGGCGATCTGTTTCGGGGTCTTCGCGGTGCGGGCCCCGGCGGCGGCGAGCTCCTCGGCGGCCGCCGCGTTGTGCTCGCTGACGACGAGGTCGTGGCCCGCGGCGAGCAGGTTGCGGCTCATGGGTCTGCCCATGATGCCGAGTCCGATGAATCCGATTTGCATATCCGTGCACGCTAGGGCCCGCCTACGGACGGAGCAAGCCATCGGCGAAGAGGCTCCGTAGAGTGGGGCCGTGACGGAGAGATCCCTGATCCTGGGCGCGATGATCTTCTATCCGGGCGGCGAGCACCTGGCGAGCTGGCGGCTCCCCGGTGCCCAGCCCGAGCGCTACCTCGACGTCGGCTACTACCGCGATTTCGCCCGCACCGCCGAGCGCGGCGGCTTCGCGACGCTCTTCATCGCCGACGAGCTCTACGTCTGGGACCGCTACCGCTCCGGCATCGACCACGTCGTGAACATCCGCACCGAGCCGTTCACGCTGCTCGGCGCGCTGTCCCAGGTCACCGAGCAGATCGGGCTGGCCGCGACGGTCTCCACCACGTACAACGAGCCCTACCACGTCGCCCGCAAGCTGGCCTCGCTCGACTTCCTGTCGTCCGGCCGGGCCGGCTGGAACGTCGTCACCAGCGCC
The window above is part of the Cryptosporangium phraense genome. Proteins encoded here:
- the garR gene encoding 2-hydroxy-3-oxopropionate reductase, whose protein sequence is MQIGFIGLGIMGRPMSRNLLAAGHDLVVSEHNAAAAEELAAAGARTAKTPKQIAEQVDLVLTMLPNSPHVQDVALGPDGIVHGAHAGLVHVDMSSIAPGVARRVGAELGRSGVRMLDAPVSGGEPKAIDGTLSFMVGGDAATFDQVKPVLDVMGASVVRVGDLGAGNVAKLANQVVVALNIAAVGEALVLAQKAGVEPEAVVAAIRGGLAGSAVLDAKAPMMLDRNFTPGFRLDLHAKDLLNALDTGHEHGAALPLTAAVLEAVTSLQATGHGGEDHSGLVRYFEALSGVELRKG